The following proteins are encoded in a genomic region of Gossypium hirsutum isolate 1008001.06 chromosome D05, Gossypium_hirsutum_v2.1, whole genome shotgun sequence:
- the LOC107906768 gene encoding HBS1-like protein isoform X4, protein MPRKVNCGIDYDDGYDDDFDDYDYGYDVEENVKEPSLQDTIKRGVWRCSVCTYDNDDTMSSCDICGILRSPSVSNGTYDEKRTAPFKFDVPSPDDLVSNGLHSSAQHSKGKDKHGGIIFSKNLEINPSSGFKASDKSSASMAKGRVEDSDGRSVSNNLCSSGQSSSSLMPKERTDMVEDGSSLTHGGEGYLTSNLKNMTLGAKSGNSKDIKANSRAQYKPEKWMFPEKAEGSLTQLNLAIVGHVDSGKSTLSGRLLHLLGRISQKEMHKYEKESKLQGKGSFAYAWALDESAEERERGVTMTVAVTYLDSKRYHVVVLDSPGHKDFVPNMITGATPADAAILVIDASIGSFEAGMDGTKGQTREHAQLIRSFGVDQIIVAVNKMDAVEYSKDRFDLIKSQLGTFLRSCDFKDSSVTWIPLSAVENQNLVVAPSDVRLSWYHGPYLLDAIDSFQPSSRDFSKPLLMPICDVIKSSQGQVSACGKLEAGAVRSGSKVLVMPSADIATVRSLERDSQTCSIARAGDNVAINLHGIDGNHVIAGGVLCHPDFPVAFARHLELKVLVLDGATPILMGSQLEFYAHHAKEAARVARISLLLDSKTGKVTKKAPRCIVAKQSAVIELVLQESICIEMFSKCKALGRVFLRTLGRTVAVGVVTRIVEELV, encoded by the exons ATGCCTCGAAAAGTTAATTGTGGAATTGATTATGATGATGGTTATGATGATGATTTTGATGACTACGACTATGGATATGATGTAGAAGAAAATG TGAAAGAACCTTCTCTGCAAGACACTATCAAACGTGGTGTGTGGCGTTGCTCCGTTTGTACTTATGATAATGATGATACCATGTCATCATGTGATATTTGTGGCATTCTTCGCAGTCCATCAGTCAGTAATGGCACCTATGATGAGAAGAGAACAG CCCCTTTTAAGTTTGATGTTCCATCTCCAGATGACTTGGTTTCCAATGGTCTGCATTCATCTGCACAGCATTCAAAAG GAAAAGACAAGCACGGTGGGATTATCTTCTCAAAGAATCTAGAAATCAATCCATCATCAGGTTTCAAAGCTTCAGATAAATCTTCTGCTTCAATGGCAAAAGGCAGAGTTGAAGATTCAGATGGAAGAAGTGTTTCTAATAATTTGTGTTCTAGTGGTCAAAGCTCATCATCATTGATGCCAAAAGAAAGAACTGATATGGTGGAAGATGGAAGCTCTTTAACGCATGGAGGTGAGGGATATCTCACTAGTAATCTGAAAAACATGACTTTGGGTGCTAAATCTGGGAACTCAAAAGATATAAAAGCAAATTCACGTGCACAGTATAAGCCTGAAAAGTGGATGTTCCCTGAAAAAGCAGAAGGTTCACTGACTCAACTAAATCTTGCAATT GTTGGGCATGTTGATTCTGGAAAATCAACACTCTCTGGTAGACTGCTTCACCTTTTGGGACGAATATCCCAAAAAGAAATGCACAAATATGAAAAGGAGTCCAAATTGCAG GGAAAAGGATCCTTTGCTTATGCTTGGGCATTGGATGAGAGTGCAGAAGAAAGGGAAAGGGGAGTCACCATGACCGTGGCTGTAACTTATTTGGATTCAAAAAGATATCATGTTGTTGTCCTTGACTCCCCAGGGCACAAAGATTTTGTTCCAAATATGATAACTGGGGCAACACCAGCTGATGCTGCAATTCTTGTTATAGATGCTTCTATTGGTTCATTTGAAGCTGGTATGGATGGCACAAAGGGACAGACAAGGGAGCATGCACAACTCATCAGAAGTTTTGGTGTTGATCAAATTATAGTTGCAGTTAACAAGATGGATGCTGTAGAGTACTCTAAGGATCgatttgatttgataaaatcacaGCTTGGGACATTTCTCCGCTCTTGTGACTTTAAGGATTCCTCAGTCACATGGATTCCGCTAAGCGCTGTTGAGAATCAGAATTTAGTAGTTGCACCTTCTGATGTTCGTCTATCCTG GTATCATGGACCTTATCTATTAGATGCAATTGATTCCTTCCAGCCTTCTAGCAGAGATTTTTCAAAGCCCCTACTTATGCCTATATGTGATGTTATAAAATCTTCACAAGGGCAGGTGTCTGCCTGTGGCAAGTTAGAGGCTGGAGCTGTTCGAAGTGGATCAAAG GTTTTAGTCATGCCATCTGCAGATATAGCAACCGTGCGTTCCTTAGAGCGTGATTCCCAAACTTGTTCAATTGCAAGAGCTGGAGATAATGTAGCTATCAACCTGCACGGGATAGATGGAAATCATGTGATAGCTGGTGGTGTGTTGTGTCATCCTGATTTTCCAGTTGCATTTGCAAGACATTTGGAGTTGAAGGTGCTTGTTCTGGATGGTGCAACACCAATTTTAATGGGTTCTCAG TTGGAGTTTTATGCACACCATGCAAAGGAAGCTGCAAGAGTTGCAAGGATATCATTATTGCTTGATTCAAAGACTGGGAAAGTCACAAAGAAAGCACCTCGCTGTATTGTTGCTAAGCAGAGTGCAGTTATTGAG TTGGTTTTGCAGGAATCAATTTGCATTGAAATGTTCTCGAAATGTAAAGCCCTTGGAAGGGTGTTTCTTAGAACATTAGGAAGAACAGTTGCTGTAGGGGTCGTGACCCGAATAGTTGAGGAGCTGGTATAG
- the LOC107906768 gene encoding HBS1-like protein isoform X3, with protein sequence MPRKVNCGIDYDDGYDDDFDDYDYGYDVEENVKEPSLQDTIKRGVWRCSVCTYDNDDTMSSCDICGILRSPSVSNGTYDEKRTAPFKFDVPSPDDLVSNGLHSSAQHSKAKIFDFKSSRAPSSGVGKNEAVKVLSSAKSSDSSHDSTGKDKHGGIIFSKNLEINPSSGFKASDKSSASMAKGRVEDSDGRSVSNNLCSSGQSSSSLMPKERTDMVEDGSSLTHGGEGYLTSNLKNMTLGAKSGNSKDIKANSRAQYKPEKWMFPEKAEGSLTQLNLAIVGHVDSGKSTLSGRLLHLLGRISQKEMHKYEKESKLQGKGSFAYAWALDESAEERERGVTMTVAVTYLDSKRYHVVVLDSPGHKDFVPNMITGATPADAAILVIDASIGSFEAGMDGTKGQTREHAQLIRSFGVDQIIVAVNKMDAVEYSKDRFDLIKSQLGTFLRSCDFKDSSVTWIPLSAVENQNLVVAPSDVRLSWYHGPYLLDAIDSFQPSSRDFSKPLLMPICDVIKSSQGQVSACGKLEAGAVRSGSKVLVMPSADIATVRSLERDSQTCSIARAGDNVAINLHGIDGNHVIAGGVLCHPDFPVAFARHLELKVLVLDGATPILMGSQLEFYAHHAKEAARVARISLLLDSKTGKVTKKAPRCIVAKQSAVIELVLQESICIEMFSKCKALGRVFLRTLGRTVAVGVVTRIVEELV encoded by the exons ATGCCTCGAAAAGTTAATTGTGGAATTGATTATGATGATGGTTATGATGATGATTTTGATGACTACGACTATGGATATGATGTAGAAGAAAATG TGAAAGAACCTTCTCTGCAAGACACTATCAAACGTGGTGTGTGGCGTTGCTCCGTTTGTACTTATGATAATGATGATACCATGTCATCATGTGATATTTGTGGCATTCTTCGCAGTCCATCAGTCAGTAATGGCACCTATGATGAGAAGAGAACAG CCCCTTTTAAGTTTGATGTTCCATCTCCAGATGACTTGGTTTCCAATGGTCTGCATTCATCTGCACAGCATTCAAAAG CCAAGATTTTTGACTTTAAATCTTCCAGAGCTCCCTCTAGTGGGGTTGGGAAGAATGAGGCAGTTAAAGTACTATCAAGTGCTAAAAGTTCAGATAGCTCACATGACTCAACAGGAAAAGACAAGCACGGTGGGATTATCTTCTCAAAGAATCTAGAAATCAATCCATCATCAGGTTTCAAAGCTTCAGATAAATCTTCTGCTTCAATGGCAAAAGGCAGAGTTGAAGATTCAGATGGAAGAAGTGTTTCTAATAATTTGTGTTCTAGTGGTCAAAGCTCATCATCATTGATGCCAAAAGAAAGAACTGATATGGTGGAAGATGGAAGCTCTTTAACGCATGGAGGTGAGGGATATCTCACTAGTAATCTGAAAAACATGACTTTGGGTGCTAAATCTGGGAACTCAAAAGATATAAAAGCAAATTCACGTGCACAGTATAAGCCTGAAAAGTGGATGTTCCCTGAAAAAGCAGAAGGTTCACTGACTCAACTAAATCTTGCAATT GTTGGGCATGTTGATTCTGGAAAATCAACACTCTCTGGTAGACTGCTTCACCTTTTGGGACGAATATCCCAAAAAGAAATGCACAAATATGAAAAGGAGTCCAAATTGCAG GGAAAAGGATCCTTTGCTTATGCTTGGGCATTGGATGAGAGTGCAGAAGAAAGGGAAAGGGGAGTCACCATGACCGTGGCTGTAACTTATTTGGATTCAAAAAGATATCATGTTGTTGTCCTTGACTCCCCAGGGCACAAAGATTTTGTTCCAAATATGATAACTGGGGCAACACCAGCTGATGCTGCAATTCTTGTTATAGATGCTTCTATTGGTTCATTTGAAGCTGGTATGGATGGCACAAAGGGACAGACAAGGGAGCATGCACAACTCATCAGAAGTTTTGGTGTTGATCAAATTATAGTTGCAGTTAACAAGATGGATGCTGTAGAGTACTCTAAGGATCgatttgatttgataaaatcacaGCTTGGGACATTTCTCCGCTCTTGTGACTTTAAGGATTCCTCAGTCACATGGATTCCGCTAAGCGCTGTTGAGAATCAGAATTTAGTAGTTGCACCTTCTGATGTTCGTCTATCCTG GTATCATGGACCTTATCTATTAGATGCAATTGATTCCTTCCAGCCTTCTAGCAGAGATTTTTCAAAGCCCCTACTTATGCCTATATGTGATGTTATAAAATCTTCACAAGGGCAGGTGTCTGCCTGTGGCAAGTTAGAGGCTGGAGCTGTTCGAAGTGGATCAAAG GTTTTAGTCATGCCATCTGCAGATATAGCAACCGTGCGTTCCTTAGAGCGTGATTCCCAAACTTGTTCAATTGCAAGAGCTGGAGATAATGTAGCTATCAACCTGCACGGGATAGATGGAAATCATGTGATAGCTGGTGGTGTGTTGTGTCATCCTGATTTTCCAGTTGCATTTGCAAGACATTTGGAGTTGAAGGTGCTTGTTCTGGATGGTGCAACACCAATTTTAATGGGTTCTCAG TTGGAGTTTTATGCACACCATGCAAAGGAAGCTGCAAGAGTTGCAAGGATATCATTATTGCTTGATTCAAAGACTGGGAAAGTCACAAAGAAAGCACCTCGCTGTATTGTTGCTAAGCAGAGTGCAGTTATTGAG TTGGTTTTGCAGGAATCAATTTGCATTGAAATGTTCTCGAAATGTAAAGCCCTTGGAAGGGTGTTTCTTAGAACATTAGGAAGAACAGTTGCTGTAGGGGTCGTGACCCGAATAGTTGAGGAGCTGGTATAG
- the LOC107906768 gene encoding HBS1-like protein isoform X1: MPRKVNCGIDYDDGYDDDFDDYDYGYDVEENVKEPSLQDTIKRGVWRCSVCTYDNDDTMSSCDICGILRSPSVSNGTYDEKRTVHGICKVSGVSIMAKSLFASRPHQMSKKEVDSQQQNDDFVVKENNNFHMLGNNQGQFHEFHKAYSSPTHYRINIAPFKFDVPSPDDLVSNGLHSSAQHSKAKIFDFKSSRAPSSGVGKNEAVKVLSSAKSSDSSHDSTGKDKHGGIIFSKNLEINPSSGFKASDKSSASMAKGRVEDSDGRSVSNNLCSSGQSSSSLMPKERTDMVEDGSSLTHGGEGYLTSNLKNMTLGAKSGNSKDIKANSRAQYKPEKWMFPEKAEGSLTQLNLAIVGHVDSGKSTLSGRLLHLLGRISQKEMHKYEKESKLQGKGSFAYAWALDESAEERERGVTMTVAVTYLDSKRYHVVVLDSPGHKDFVPNMITGATPADAAILVIDASIGSFEAGMDGTKGQTREHAQLIRSFGVDQIIVAVNKMDAVEYSKDRFDLIKSQLGTFLRSCDFKDSSVTWIPLSAVENQNLVVAPSDVRLSWYHGPYLLDAIDSFQPSSRDFSKPLLMPICDVIKSSQGQVSACGKLEAGAVRSGSKVLVMPSADIATVRSLERDSQTCSIARAGDNVAINLHGIDGNHVIAGGVLCHPDFPVAFARHLELKVLVLDGATPILMGSQLEFYAHHAKEAARVARISLLLDSKTGKVTKKAPRCIVAKQSAVIELVLQESICIEMFSKCKALGRVFLRTLGRTVAVGVVTRIVEELV; this comes from the exons ATGCCTCGAAAAGTTAATTGTGGAATTGATTATGATGATGGTTATGATGATGATTTTGATGACTACGACTATGGATATGATGTAGAAGAAAATG TGAAAGAACCTTCTCTGCAAGACACTATCAAACGTGGTGTGTGGCGTTGCTCCGTTTGTACTTATGATAATGATGATACCATGTCATCATGTGATATTTGTGGCATTCTTCGCAGTCCATCAGTCAGTAATGGCACCTATGATGAGAAGAGAACAG TTCATGGCATATGCAAAGTTTCTGGAGTATCTATTATGGCCAAGTCTCTTTTCGCATCAAGGCCGCATCAGATGTCCAAAAAAGAAGTAGATTCTCAACAACAGAATGATGATTTTGTGGTGAAAGAGAACAATAACTTCCACATGCTTGGGAATAACCAAggacaatttcatgaatttcataaGGCTTATAGTTCTCCTACCCATTACCGTATTAATATAG CCCCTTTTAAGTTTGATGTTCCATCTCCAGATGACTTGGTTTCCAATGGTCTGCATTCATCTGCACAGCATTCAAAAG CCAAGATTTTTGACTTTAAATCTTCCAGAGCTCCCTCTAGTGGGGTTGGGAAGAATGAGGCAGTTAAAGTACTATCAAGTGCTAAAAGTTCAGATAGCTCACATGACTCAACAGGAAAAGACAAGCACGGTGGGATTATCTTCTCAAAGAATCTAGAAATCAATCCATCATCAGGTTTCAAAGCTTCAGATAAATCTTCTGCTTCAATGGCAAAAGGCAGAGTTGAAGATTCAGATGGAAGAAGTGTTTCTAATAATTTGTGTTCTAGTGGTCAAAGCTCATCATCATTGATGCCAAAAGAAAGAACTGATATGGTGGAAGATGGAAGCTCTTTAACGCATGGAGGTGAGGGATATCTCACTAGTAATCTGAAAAACATGACTTTGGGTGCTAAATCTGGGAACTCAAAAGATATAAAAGCAAATTCACGTGCACAGTATAAGCCTGAAAAGTGGATGTTCCCTGAAAAAGCAGAAGGTTCACTGACTCAACTAAATCTTGCAATT GTTGGGCATGTTGATTCTGGAAAATCAACACTCTCTGGTAGACTGCTTCACCTTTTGGGACGAATATCCCAAAAAGAAATGCACAAATATGAAAAGGAGTCCAAATTGCAG GGAAAAGGATCCTTTGCTTATGCTTGGGCATTGGATGAGAGTGCAGAAGAAAGGGAAAGGGGAGTCACCATGACCGTGGCTGTAACTTATTTGGATTCAAAAAGATATCATGTTGTTGTCCTTGACTCCCCAGGGCACAAAGATTTTGTTCCAAATATGATAACTGGGGCAACACCAGCTGATGCTGCAATTCTTGTTATAGATGCTTCTATTGGTTCATTTGAAGCTGGTATGGATGGCACAAAGGGACAGACAAGGGAGCATGCACAACTCATCAGAAGTTTTGGTGTTGATCAAATTATAGTTGCAGTTAACAAGATGGATGCTGTAGAGTACTCTAAGGATCgatttgatttgataaaatcacaGCTTGGGACATTTCTCCGCTCTTGTGACTTTAAGGATTCCTCAGTCACATGGATTCCGCTAAGCGCTGTTGAGAATCAGAATTTAGTAGTTGCACCTTCTGATGTTCGTCTATCCTG GTATCATGGACCTTATCTATTAGATGCAATTGATTCCTTCCAGCCTTCTAGCAGAGATTTTTCAAAGCCCCTACTTATGCCTATATGTGATGTTATAAAATCTTCACAAGGGCAGGTGTCTGCCTGTGGCAAGTTAGAGGCTGGAGCTGTTCGAAGTGGATCAAAG GTTTTAGTCATGCCATCTGCAGATATAGCAACCGTGCGTTCCTTAGAGCGTGATTCCCAAACTTGTTCAATTGCAAGAGCTGGAGATAATGTAGCTATCAACCTGCACGGGATAGATGGAAATCATGTGATAGCTGGTGGTGTGTTGTGTCATCCTGATTTTCCAGTTGCATTTGCAAGACATTTGGAGTTGAAGGTGCTTGTTCTGGATGGTGCAACACCAATTTTAATGGGTTCTCAG TTGGAGTTTTATGCACACCATGCAAAGGAAGCTGCAAGAGTTGCAAGGATATCATTATTGCTTGATTCAAAGACTGGGAAAGTCACAAAGAAAGCACCTCGCTGTATTGTTGCTAAGCAGAGTGCAGTTATTGAG TTGGTTTTGCAGGAATCAATTTGCATTGAAATGTTCTCGAAATGTAAAGCCCTTGGAAGGGTGTTTCTTAGAACATTAGGAAGAACAGTTGCTGTAGGGGTCGTGACCCGAATAGTTGAGGAGCTGGTATAG
- the LOC107906768 gene encoding HBS1-like protein isoform X2 produces MPRKVNCGIDYDDGYDDDFDDYDYGYDVEENVKEPSLQDTIKRGVWRCSVCTYDNDDTMSSCDICGILRSPSVSNGTYDEKRTVHGICKVSGVSIMAKSLFASRPHQMSKKEVDSQQQNDDFVVKENNNFHMLGNNQGQFHEFHKAYSSPTHYRINIAPFKFDVPSPDDLVSNGLHSSAQHSKGKDKHGGIIFSKNLEINPSSGFKASDKSSASMAKGRVEDSDGRSVSNNLCSSGQSSSSLMPKERTDMVEDGSSLTHGGEGYLTSNLKNMTLGAKSGNSKDIKANSRAQYKPEKWMFPEKAEGSLTQLNLAIVGHVDSGKSTLSGRLLHLLGRISQKEMHKYEKESKLQGKGSFAYAWALDESAEERERGVTMTVAVTYLDSKRYHVVVLDSPGHKDFVPNMITGATPADAAILVIDASIGSFEAGMDGTKGQTREHAQLIRSFGVDQIIVAVNKMDAVEYSKDRFDLIKSQLGTFLRSCDFKDSSVTWIPLSAVENQNLVVAPSDVRLSWYHGPYLLDAIDSFQPSSRDFSKPLLMPICDVIKSSQGQVSACGKLEAGAVRSGSKVLVMPSADIATVRSLERDSQTCSIARAGDNVAINLHGIDGNHVIAGGVLCHPDFPVAFARHLELKVLVLDGATPILMGSQLEFYAHHAKEAARVARISLLLDSKTGKVTKKAPRCIVAKQSAVIELVLQESICIEMFSKCKALGRVFLRTLGRTVAVGVVTRIVEELV; encoded by the exons ATGCCTCGAAAAGTTAATTGTGGAATTGATTATGATGATGGTTATGATGATGATTTTGATGACTACGACTATGGATATGATGTAGAAGAAAATG TGAAAGAACCTTCTCTGCAAGACACTATCAAACGTGGTGTGTGGCGTTGCTCCGTTTGTACTTATGATAATGATGATACCATGTCATCATGTGATATTTGTGGCATTCTTCGCAGTCCATCAGTCAGTAATGGCACCTATGATGAGAAGAGAACAG TTCATGGCATATGCAAAGTTTCTGGAGTATCTATTATGGCCAAGTCTCTTTTCGCATCAAGGCCGCATCAGATGTCCAAAAAAGAAGTAGATTCTCAACAACAGAATGATGATTTTGTGGTGAAAGAGAACAATAACTTCCACATGCTTGGGAATAACCAAggacaatttcatgaatttcataaGGCTTATAGTTCTCCTACCCATTACCGTATTAATATAG CCCCTTTTAAGTTTGATGTTCCATCTCCAGATGACTTGGTTTCCAATGGTCTGCATTCATCTGCACAGCATTCAAAAG GAAAAGACAAGCACGGTGGGATTATCTTCTCAAAGAATCTAGAAATCAATCCATCATCAGGTTTCAAAGCTTCAGATAAATCTTCTGCTTCAATGGCAAAAGGCAGAGTTGAAGATTCAGATGGAAGAAGTGTTTCTAATAATTTGTGTTCTAGTGGTCAAAGCTCATCATCATTGATGCCAAAAGAAAGAACTGATATGGTGGAAGATGGAAGCTCTTTAACGCATGGAGGTGAGGGATATCTCACTAGTAATCTGAAAAACATGACTTTGGGTGCTAAATCTGGGAACTCAAAAGATATAAAAGCAAATTCACGTGCACAGTATAAGCCTGAAAAGTGGATGTTCCCTGAAAAAGCAGAAGGTTCACTGACTCAACTAAATCTTGCAATT GTTGGGCATGTTGATTCTGGAAAATCAACACTCTCTGGTAGACTGCTTCACCTTTTGGGACGAATATCCCAAAAAGAAATGCACAAATATGAAAAGGAGTCCAAATTGCAG GGAAAAGGATCCTTTGCTTATGCTTGGGCATTGGATGAGAGTGCAGAAGAAAGGGAAAGGGGAGTCACCATGACCGTGGCTGTAACTTATTTGGATTCAAAAAGATATCATGTTGTTGTCCTTGACTCCCCAGGGCACAAAGATTTTGTTCCAAATATGATAACTGGGGCAACACCAGCTGATGCTGCAATTCTTGTTATAGATGCTTCTATTGGTTCATTTGAAGCTGGTATGGATGGCACAAAGGGACAGACAAGGGAGCATGCACAACTCATCAGAAGTTTTGGTGTTGATCAAATTATAGTTGCAGTTAACAAGATGGATGCTGTAGAGTACTCTAAGGATCgatttgatttgataaaatcacaGCTTGGGACATTTCTCCGCTCTTGTGACTTTAAGGATTCCTCAGTCACATGGATTCCGCTAAGCGCTGTTGAGAATCAGAATTTAGTAGTTGCACCTTCTGATGTTCGTCTATCCTG GTATCATGGACCTTATCTATTAGATGCAATTGATTCCTTCCAGCCTTCTAGCAGAGATTTTTCAAAGCCCCTACTTATGCCTATATGTGATGTTATAAAATCTTCACAAGGGCAGGTGTCTGCCTGTGGCAAGTTAGAGGCTGGAGCTGTTCGAAGTGGATCAAAG GTTTTAGTCATGCCATCTGCAGATATAGCAACCGTGCGTTCCTTAGAGCGTGATTCCCAAACTTGTTCAATTGCAAGAGCTGGAGATAATGTAGCTATCAACCTGCACGGGATAGATGGAAATCATGTGATAGCTGGTGGTGTGTTGTGTCATCCTGATTTTCCAGTTGCATTTGCAAGACATTTGGAGTTGAAGGTGCTTGTTCTGGATGGTGCAACACCAATTTTAATGGGTTCTCAG TTGGAGTTTTATGCACACCATGCAAAGGAAGCTGCAAGAGTTGCAAGGATATCATTATTGCTTGATTCAAAGACTGGGAAAGTCACAAAGAAAGCACCTCGCTGTATTGTTGCTAAGCAGAGTGCAGTTATTGAG TTGGTTTTGCAGGAATCAATTTGCATTGAAATGTTCTCGAAATGTAAAGCCCTTGGAAGGGTGTTTCTTAGAACATTAGGAAGAACAGTTGCTGTAGGGGTCGTGACCCGAATAGTTGAGGAGCTGGTATAG